From bacterium, a single genomic window includes:
- the iorA gene encoding indolepyruvate ferredoxin oxidoreductase subunit alpha, with protein MSEKKFLSGDEAVARGAWEAGCHVAAAYPGTPSTEILEAISAYKEIYSEWSTNEKVAYEVALGASMAGARSLYASKHVGLNVAADPFFSSAYIGSHGGLVIITADDPSMHSSQNEQDNRYYGIAAKVPVLCPSDSKECREFTKRAFEISERFNVPVIVRLTTRTAHASGVVECEPRNEIPIKGYEKNISKNLILPMFARKLHASLEERMKALKEYSETSDINLIEKGKDDVGIISDGVAYTYAKEVWPDAWFLKLGMMHPLPEKLVREIASKVHKIYVVEENDPIIETEVKAFGISCIGKEVVPRVLELNPDRLQEAFFGNKPSTVDPGELLNRPPALCPGCTHRPVFHILSRMKPIITGDIGCYTLGALPPLNAMDTCVDMGASITAAHGIRKALDFSTDEKQKNQKVVAVIGDSTFFHSGMTGLANAVYNKAPITIVIMDNRITAMTGHQQHPGTGKTLKGEETFEADSADVTRSLGVRKVWVVDPYDYKETKEVLKQAMEAQEPAVVITRRACPLYDRTQWKPYYLVDENTCIGCKMCVGLGCPAISFIADRKKSHINEVLCTGCSICAQVCPKGAIHASKDN; from the coding sequence ATGAGTGAAAAAAAGTTTTTATCAGGAGATGAAGCTGTAGCGCGAGGAGCATGGGAAGCGGGATGCCATGTCGCAGCTGCCTATCCTGGCACTCCTTCGACAGAGATACTTGAGGCCATTTCTGCATATAAGGAGATTTATTCCGAGTGGTCAACTAACGAGAAGGTAGCCTACGAAGTAGCCTTGGGAGCCTCGATGGCCGGCGCACGTTCGTTGTATGCATCCAAGCACGTCGGGTTGAACGTGGCTGCGGATCCTTTCTTTTCATCTGCCTACATCGGTTCGCACGGCGGACTCGTTATCATCACTGCGGACGACCCTTCAATGCATTCATCCCAGAACGAGCAGGACAACCGATACTACGGCATTGCCGCCAAGGTGCCGGTGCTTTGCCCTTCCGATTCGAAGGAGTGCAGGGAGTTCACCAAACGTGCCTTTGAAATATCTGAACGATTTAATGTTCCTGTCATCGTTCGTCTTACAACCCGCACTGCGCACGCAAGCGGTGTGGTGGAATGCGAGCCGCGCAATGAGATTCCAATAAAGGGTTACGAAAAGAATATCTCCAAGAACCTCATACTTCCCATGTTTGCACGAAAGCTGCATGCATCGCTTGAAGAGCGCATGAAGGCCCTCAAAGAGTATTCGGAAACATCGGATATCAACTTAATTGAAAAGGGAAAGGATGATGTAGGTATCATCTCCGACGGAGTGGCATATACCTATGCAAAAGAAGTTTGGCCTGACGCCTGGTTCCTAAAGCTCGGGATGATGCATCCTCTTCCTGAAAAACTTGTCAGGGAGATTGCGTCAAAGGTTCATAAAATCTATGTAGTCGAAGAAAACGATCCGATTATTGAAACCGAGGTCAAAGCGTTTGGAATCTCCTGCATCGGCAAGGAGGTAGTTCCTCGTGTTCTTGAACTCAACCCTGACCGACTTCAAGAAGCTTTCTTCGGAAACAAACCTTCGACCGTAGACCCGGGTGAATTGCTCAATAGACCGCCGGCGTTGTGTCCCGGATGCACACACAGACCTGTGTTTCACATTCTATCCAGGATGAAACCGATAATCACAGGCGATATCGGATGCTATACGCTGGGTGCCCTTCCGCCTCTGAACGCAATGGATACCTGTGTTGATATGGGCGCCTCAATAACCGCCGCGCATGGAATAAGAAAGGCGCTCGATTTTTCTACCGACGAAAAACAGAAAAATCAGAAGGTTGTCGCCGTAATAGGCGACTCGACCTTCTTCCATTCAGGAATGACTGGCCTTGCCAATGCAGTATACAACAAGGCTCCAATTACGATAGTAATCATGGATAACCGCATAACGGCAATGACCGGACACCAGCAGCATCCTGGAACTGGAAAGACCCTCAAGGGTGAAGAAACATTCGAGGCGGACTCGGCGGATGTGACCCGCTCGCTCGGAGTGAGGAAGGTCTGGGTCGTTGACCCATACGACTATAAAGAGACGAAAGAGGTCCTGAAGCAGGCTATGGAAGCGCAGGAGCCTGCAGTTGTCATCACTCGCCGCGCATGTCCGCTTTACGATCGCACACAATGGAAACCGTATTACCTTGTGGATGAGAACACTTGCATCGGATGCAAGATGTGCGTCGGACTTGGTTGTCCGGCAATCAGTTTTATCGCTGACCGCAAGAAATCACACATCAATGAAGTACTATGTACCGGGTGTTCGATTTGCGCCCAGGTTTGCCCGAAAGGAGCTATCCATGCCTCAAAAGACAACTAA
- a CDS encoding indolepyruvate oxidoreductase subunit beta, producing the protein MPQKTTNIFVAGVGGQGILKFSELLCETAMRSGLDVKKSEIHGMAQRGGSVTTHLRFGEKVYSPLIPEAKADFIVAMEHLEALRHISFLNPDSGRLIYDTYEIAPPEVYTALKPYPDDLEIRLEKFAKKRIQVPAFEIAREMGNVRAQNVVMLGSLSVFVPFEESLFIDVIRSGFPAKFAESNLKAFERGRELASH; encoded by the coding sequence ATGCCTCAAAAGACAACTAATATATTCGTAGCCGGAGTCGGCGGTCAGGGAATACTCAAATTCTCGGAGCTTTTGTGCGAGACTGCCATGCGTTCGGGGCTTGACGTAAAGAAATCCGAGATTCACGGCATGGCTCAGCGAGGCGGTTCGGTCACGACACATTTAAGGTTCGGCGAGAAGGTCTACTCGCCTCTCATACCTGAAGCAAAAGCCGATTTTATTGTCGCTATGGAACACCTGGAAGCTTTGCGTCACATCTCTTTCCTTAATCCAGATTCAGGTCGCTTGATTTACGATACTTATGAAATCGCTCCACCAGAGGTATATACAGCTTTGAAACCCTATCCGGATGACCTTGAGATAAGACTGGAGAAATTTGCAAAAAAACGTATTCAGGTTCCCGCATTCGAGATAGCTCGCGAGATGGGAAATGTACGCGCTCAGAACGTTGTCATGCTCGGCTCCCTTTCGGTATTCGTGCCGTTCGAAGAATCGCTTTTCATTGACGTAATACGCTCCGGGTTCCCTGCGAAATTCGCCGAATCCAATCTGAAGGCATTCGAGCGAGGCAGGGAGTTAGCCTCGCATTAA
- a CDS encoding NAD-dependent deacylase produces the protein MDEILKKAQDAIKKSEKLMVFTGAGISKESGVPTFREAGGLWDKFKVEDFATLESFKKRPVEVWEWYRMRRDLARKVEPNPAHYACAELDNNHEDFMIATQNIDNLHYRAGAKRVLELHGNLFRSYCLECGSKVDESQADLVGEVPECVKKGCKGVMRPDVVWFGEYLDPDVLEETTRFASECDCCIVIGTSGLVYPAAQLPYLAKRNDAAIIEVNPEPSTITAIADYFFKEQAGIIMPKLASN, from the coding sequence ATGGATGAAATCTTAAAAAAAGCGCAAGACGCAATCAAGAAGTCGGAAAAACTTATGGTGTTCACAGGGGCCGGGATATCAAAGGAATCCGGAGTGCCTACTTTTCGTGAAGCCGGCGGTTTGTGGGATAAATTCAAAGTCGAAGATTTTGCTACCCTGGAGTCTTTTAAGAAGCGTCCGGTTGAGGTCTGGGAATGGTACAGAATGAGAAGAGACCTTGCAAGGAAGGTTGAACCGAACCCCGCTCATTATGCATGCGCTGAACTGGATAACAATCACGAAGATTTTATGATTGCTACCCAGAATATAGACAATCTTCATTACAGAGCTGGCGCAAAAAGGGTTCTTGAGCTACACGGCAATCTGTTTCGTTCCTACTGCCTTGAATGCGGCTCCAAAGTAGACGAATCTCAGGCCGATCTTGTTGGAGAAGTGCCGGAATGCGTCAAAAAAGGATGCAAGGGCGTGATGAGGCCGGATGTTGTATGGTTTGGAGAATATCTTGATCCAGACGTTCTCGAAGAAACGACAAGATTTGCCTCTGAATGCGATTGCTGCATCGTTATTGGAACATCCGGACTAGTTTATCCCGCGGCTCAACTGCCTTATCTTGCCAAGCGCAATGATGCAGCTATAATAGAAGTAAATCCGGAACCGTCAACAATTACTGCGATTGCTGATTATTTTTTTAAGGAACAGGCTGGAATCATTATGCCTAAGCTTGCTTCAAACTGA
- a CDS encoding radical SAM protein gives MKYTYGPVPSRRLGLSLGVDILPYKTCSVDCLFCQLGRTSNLTIKRDSFFPKEDILKEVITVYKAESPDYITFSGSGEPALNKDIGWLIRRIKEETNAKVVALSNSTLLWMPDVREDLSAADVVVPSLDAGTEEFWKKVNRPHPDLVFDRVIEGLVDFSNEFAGELWVEILLVRGINDKEENFEPIRKILSRMHYRKIQLNTVVRPPSEKSALPLTQEELEAIAKTFPPNTEIVATFQKRGKHVGAQGDRERILDSISRRPMTVKQIEQSLGIPSERAEMVLEMLVVEGEAKATVHGLEEFYEAVHTT, from the coding sequence ATGAAGTATACATACGGACCTGTGCCTTCAAGGAGGCTGGGCTTATCATTAGGAGTTGACATACTTCCATATAAAACGTGTAGCGTTGATTGTCTTTTTTGCCAGCTTGGAAGAACGTCGAATCTCACTATCAAGAGAGACTCCTTTTTTCCTAAAGAAGATATTCTCAAGGAGGTCATAACAGTATACAAAGCTGAATCGCCTGATTACATTACCTTCTCCGGTTCCGGAGAACCTGCTTTAAATAAGGATATCGGCTGGCTGATTCGCCGGATCAAGGAAGAAACTAACGCGAAGGTCGTGGCGCTGTCGAATTCAACCCTCTTGTGGATGCCGGATGTCAGGGAAGATCTTTCCGCTGCGGATGTCGTTGTGCCATCGCTTGATGCGGGCACTGAGGAGTTCTGGAAAAAAGTGAACAGACCGCACCCTGATCTTGTGTTCGACCGCGTGATTGAAGGTCTTGTCGACTTCTCCAACGAATTTGCAGGCGAACTCTGGGTCGAAATACTTCTTGTAAGGGGAATTAACGACAAGGAGGAGAATTTCGAACCTATCCGAAAGATTCTTTCGCGTATGCACTACCGGAAGATTCAGCTTAACACCGTTGTAAGGCCGCCTAGCGAGAAATCGGCGCTTCCCCTTACCCAGGAAGAGCTTGAAGCGATTGCTAAAACTTTCCCTCCCAACACGGAGATTGTGGCGACCTTCCAGAAAAGAGGCAAACACGTAGGCGCTCAGGGTGACAGGGAGCGTATACTCGATTCTATCTCCAGAAGACCTATGACCGTTAAGCAAATAGAGCAGAGCCTCGGCATACCGTCCGAACGCGCGGAGATGGTTCTTGAGATGCTAGTAGTCGAAGGCGAAGCAAAAGCCACCGTTCACGGGCTTGAGGAGTTTTACGAGGCTGTTCATACGACGTAA
- a CDS encoding prolyl oligopeptidase family serine peptidase — MMLALYFLVSVPSIQDTIIPSDYLVCGSFLTGVREGSWRNLPDDSNFVPKEGDSLFSELATGGWVKWRKIKVDSTGWLSSSYENVDWEFLQDLYGISALYNTGYAYTEFEVNERTRALAIALGTSFTLNKQSYPGDVYAHGYAQIPVVLEKGLNKLWLYLGGAGDDRVCFKLIPVDSDVRLVASDATLPELVYGRANTSPLYGAIPVCNTTEDWLFGSKLIVGGGEFEQDTFELPPIAPMSFYKAPFDFVLKSPLPDSVPEDRLMLHASIVWNKGNADYELPLHCSIPTKPHEATFVSAIDSSVQLYAIMEPFNYDSSKTYNLVLGLHGAGSKGLWHLGLFKAKDWAFFVGPNNRRNFGFDWQDWGRLDAIEVYHLSCKTYPIDPDRVSLTGHSMGGHGTWHIALTYPDLFSCASPAAGWTNHELYSPWTWQKSAILAEPWQLEVRNQALRGDNQLARIENACNLPFFIHQGGADDNVPAFQARLYAKRLNQLDYDYVYHEWPGGGHGWIEVFDGDTFSCGATPPTYDFFKNNVRKTYPEHVYYRTADLTQNDGAYWLRIFEVKNRMADAVIEGWLEDDGYRIKTANINRFSLKFDDKHSSPFKIKIDDTSLRIDSKADSVVFELSKNDWRIAKSMTYPHPHPPIKGAYYEPFILVYGTRADSATTRRLLSMARNESTAWWYRANGRVMIAPDTSVDKDMMERFNLILFGSAAENSITAAFESRLPVKIDGERFVFDGEKLPPEALSALFVFPNPLAPKKKILVREGIGEEGLKLSGYFSTLYSGAGLPDYIVWSKDVYDKGWGGVVKAGFFDADWTP; from the coding sequence ATGATGTTAGCGTTGTACTTTCTTGTTTCAGTTCCGTCGATTCAGGATACGATTATCCCTTCGGATTATCTTGTTTGCGGATCGTTTTTAACGGGCGTACGCGAGGGAAGCTGGAGGAACCTTCCTGATGACTCTAATTTCGTTCCGAAAGAGGGCGACAGCCTCTTCTCCGAGCTTGCCACGGGCGGCTGGGTCAAGTGGAGAAAAATTAAAGTGGATTCCACTGGCTGGTTATCTTCTAGCTATGAGAACGTGGACTGGGAGTTCCTGCAAGACCTTTATGGGATATCCGCACTTTACAATACAGGCTACGCGTATACGGAATTCGAGGTCAATGAGCGAACACGCGCACTCGCAATCGCACTTGGAACCAGCTTCACTCTGAACAAACAAAGTTATCCGGGCGACGTTTACGCTCACGGCTACGCGCAGATTCCTGTCGTCCTCGAGAAAGGACTCAACAAGCTTTGGCTCTATCTCGGCGGAGCAGGCGACGACAGGGTATGCTTTAAGCTCATTCCAGTGGATAGCGACGTCCGGCTCGTCGCGAGCGATGCCACGTTGCCCGAGCTCGTGTACGGCCGCGCTAACACCTCTCCTCTGTACGGCGCTATACCTGTATGCAACACAACCGAGGATTGGCTCTTCGGTTCAAAGCTTATTGTTGGAGGCGGAGAGTTTGAACAGGATACGTTTGAGCTACCCCCTATCGCTCCGATGAGCTTTTACAAGGCGCCCTTCGATTTTGTCCTTAAGAGCCCTCTCCCCGACTCCGTCCCCGAAGACAGGCTGATGCTTCATGCAAGCATCGTATGGAATAAAGGCAATGCAGATTACGAATTGCCTCTCCATTGCAGTATACCGACTAAGCCGCATGAGGCGACTTTCGTTTCCGCAATAGATTCATCAGTCCAGTTATACGCCATTATGGAACCCTTTAATTACGATTCGTCCAAAACCTATAATCTAGTCCTCGGTTTGCACGGAGCAGGCTCTAAAGGCCTATGGCATCTAGGACTTTTCAAGGCAAAGGATTGGGCTTTCTTCGTTGGACCGAACAACCGCCGTAACTTCGGGTTCGACTGGCAGGACTGGGGCAGGCTTGACGCAATAGAGGTTTACCATCTCTCATGCAAGACTTATCCGATTGACCCTGATCGTGTAAGCTTGACCGGCCATTCTATGGGTGGTCATGGAACCTGGCACATAGCATTGACCTACCCCGATCTCTTCTCATGTGCATCACCTGCGGCAGGCTGGACCAATCACGAGTTGTATTCGCCGTGGACCTGGCAGAAATCCGCAATCCTCGCGGAACCCTGGCAGCTTGAGGTGCGTAATCAGGCTCTGCGCGGCGACAACCAGCTTGCCCGGATAGAAAACGCCTGCAATCTGCCTTTCTTTATCCATCAAGGAGGAGCCGACGATAATGTTCCCGCATTCCAGGCAAGGCTTTACGCAAAAAGACTCAATCAACTTGACTATGATTACGTCTATCATGAATGGCCGGGCGGCGGGCACGGATGGATAGAAGTCTTTGATGGCGATACGTTCTCATGCGGCGCTACCCCCCCGACTTACGATTTCTTCAAGAACAATGTACGTAAAACCTATCCCGAACACGTCTATTACAGAACTGCGGATTTAACTCAGAACGACGGCGCATACTGGCTGAGGATTTTTGAAGTCAAGAATAGAATGGCTGATGCGGTTATTGAAGGCTGGCTTGAAGATGACGGATACCGTATTAAAACCGCAAATATCAACCGCTTCTCCTTGAAGTTTGATGATAAACACTCTTCTCCTTTCAAGATAAAGATTGATGATACCTCGCTGAGGATTGACTCGAAAGCGGATTCGGTTGTATTTGAATTATCCAAAAACGACTGGCGGATTGCTAAATCCATGACCTACCCCCACCCCCATCCGCCTATTAAGGGAGCGTATTATGAACCTTTCATTCTTGTCTATGGAACCAGAGCCGATTCTGCCACAACAAGACGTCTTTTATCCATGGCGCGCAACGAATCCACCGCATGGTGGTACAGGGCGAACGGACGCGTAATGATTGCGCCTGACACATCCGTCGATAAAGACATGATGGAGCGTTTCAACCTCATTCTTTTCGGCAGTGCGGCGGAGAACTCTATTACCGCTGCTTTTGAATCAAGACTGCCTGTGAAAATCGACGGGGAAAGGTTCGTCTTCGATGGCGAGAAGCTGCCGCCTGAGGCTCTATCAGCGCTCTTCGTATTCCCTAATCCGCTTGCACCTAAAAAGAAGATTCTAGTTCGCGAAGGTATCGGTGAAGAAGGCTTAAAGCTTTCCGGTTATTTCTCGACGCTTTACTCCGGTGCAGGTCTGCCAGATTATATCGTATGGTCAAAGGATGTCTATGACAAAGGCTGGGGCGGAGTGGTCAAAGCAGGCTTCTTCGACGCGGACTGGACCCCGTAA